In Sander vitreus isolate 19-12246 chromosome 12, sanVit1, whole genome shotgun sequence, the following proteins share a genomic window:
- the LOC144526658 gene encoding uncharacterized protein LOC144526658 isoform X1, protein MSKILMDHGFLPLSSLRLIVPPLQLVSAALWEIVKQGAVMYYGLLEEFVTSVLETVPELLTYTERVQLAMGLRAKVVLELCSNRDFASPQAIQPHLSRITTYITHQDKETSSSEVKASVTNFKKLVQTLVDDQCQRDTFYQKIFPTVFGPKYDSALLALMRKFLFNLQKLLPVPNLEQTSLSLSPSILKECVDFLNQPEPLNTLIQHHKHHGHKVPQALSSCGDDCILSSLSYHLPHVDNDKGDTLGSESKKKKEENSKVINSELVRNNDRNGHKHVTDLTEDQGASVEVILQPFDESESNDDDDMDKEWFHHLKTGSTTSSKTFMCLVCGKDFGSPRKLKEHKITHSGCCTNPTSQSNYVGQSSFFEKINVQPKPKTFENNASRSENRLSSCASATTHNPSNLYSLQNFEQSNDDSSLVCHVCGKAFTYPKNFDKHQRTCVVSSKRQAETDPQCSTSLAHHSKPNPVDKTKESFSTETGLSNGLPQESISLDSPQEQMCKRSSRVKQCSACGKVFTFSVDLMRHMRCHTEHSPYLCSYCGKHFDNYEDCETHKEGKCRVSHQHSQDNSLSNANKRNQENTVVSSGITQIPTTRDASANSQAKSPLTCQECGQAFTYYKSFEKHQSRCSKRAPRRKKPTNANHCVINACNFRSADNFDGRHAEASSETKESETAKTLTSAEHADDSQTESRAIKCTMCEKNFSEIVLMKRHYSKSHKVRGSYPCPLCKRTFVRLCELVRHQQNKRLYQCATCKKCYTKPGLLNDHEKVHSASVAPHICETCGKSFKSLAHLILHQSKHRERQPSVCSYCGKQFSTKDCLRAHMVRHTGGYPCPVCGKKFYQKTYLKWHLYKHTGQEPYLCDTCGKGWPSAAQLKLHMIEHTEERPFKCEDCGACYKRGSHLMAHHRAKHIRLRPFVCEVCSKAFRLNGELKKHMMVHTGERPFTCPRCDKRFTRNSRLREHREKACL, encoded by the exons ATGAGCAAGATATTAATGGACCATG gtttccttcctctttcctctctccgtCTTATCGTGCCCCCTCTGCAGCTTGTGTCTGCAGCTCTGTGGGAGATAGTGAAGCAGGGAGCTGTGATGTACTATGGTCTGCTGGAGGAGTTCGTTACCTCAGTGCTGGAAACAGTCCCTGAACTgctcacatacacagagagagtcCAACTAGCTATGGGCCTACGTGCAAAG GTGGTGCTAGAGTTGTGCAGCAACAGGGATTTTGCCAGCCCACAGGCCATCCAGCCTCATCTGAGCAGAATAACAACCTACATTACACACCAGGATAAAGAG ACTTCCAGCTCTGAGGTAAAAGCATCAGTGACAAACTTCAAGAAGCTTGTTCAAACTCTAGTGGATGACCAATGTCAGAGAGATACATTTTATCAG AAAATCTTTCCAACAGTGTTCGGCCCTAAATATGACTCAGCCCTACTGGCTCTAATGAGAAAGTTCCTCTTCAATCTGCAGAAGCTTTTACCTGTTCCAAACCTTGAACAA ACTTCCCTCAGTCTCTCTCCTTCTATCTTGAAAGAGTGTGTAGACTTCCTGAATCAACCTGAGCCCCTGAATACACTCATTCAGCATCACAAACATCATGGCCACAAAGTTCCACAAG cttTATCTTCCTGCGGTGATGATTGCATTCTTTCCAGCCTGTCCTATCACCTACCACATGTGGACAATGACAAAGGAGACACACTTGGCAGTGAGtcgaaaaagaagaaagaagaaaactcCAAGGTGATAAATTCAGAATTGGTGCGGAATAACGATAGAAATGGACATAAGCATGTTACTGATCTGACTGAAGACCAAGGAGCTTCTGTTGAAGTAATACTTCAACCTTTTGATGAAAGTGAGTCTAATGATGATGACGACATGGACAAAGAATGGTTCCACCATTTGAAAACTGGCAGTACGACATCCTCAAAAACCTTCATGTGTCTTGTCTGTGGCAAAGATTTTGGTTCCCCAAGGAAACTAAAGGAACACAAGATTACCCATAGTGGTTGCTGTACAAACCCAACGAGTCAGTCAAATTATGTGGGCCAAAGTAGCTTTTTTGAGAAGATAAATGTACAGCCTAAACCAAAGACTTTTGAGAATAACGCTTCTAGAAGTGAGAATAGGCTTTCATCATGTGCAAGTGCCACAACACATAACCCATCGAATCTATACAGTCTTCAAAATTTTGAGCAGTCTAATGATGACTCTAGTCTTGTTTGTCATGTTTGTGGCAAGGCTTTCACTTACCCAAAGAATTTTGACAAACACCAGAGGACTTGTGTGGTTAGTAGTAAACGACAAGCAGAGACAGACCCACAGTGTTCCACAAGCTTAGCTCATCACTCCAAACCAAACCCTGTTGATAAGACCAAAGAGTCTTTCTCCACTGAAACTGGGCTTTCAAATGGTCTACCCCAGGAATCAATATCTTTGGACTCACCACAAGAGCAGATGTGTAAAAGAAGCAGTCGTGTCAAACAATGCTCCGCATGCGGGAAAGTATTTACTTTTTCTGTTGACTTGATGAGGCACATGAGATGCCACACTGAACACAGTCCTTACCTTTGTTCTTATTGTGGGAAACACTTTGACAACTACGAAGACTGCGAGACGCACAAGGAAGGTAAATGCAGAGTTTCACACCAGCATTCACAAGACAATTCACTGAGCAACGCAAATAAAAGGAATCAGGAGAATACCGTTGTTTCAAGTGGTATAACTCAGATCCCAACAACCCGAGACGCATCTGCCAACTCGCAGGCTAAGTCACCCCTGACGTGTCAAGAATGTGGCCAGGCTTTTACTTACTACAAGAGTTTTGAGAAGCACCAGAGCAGATGTTCCAAAAGAGCTCCTCGAAGGAAAAAGCCAACAAATGCAAACCATTGCGTTATCAATGCTTGTAATTTCCGATCAGCTGACAATTTCGACGGGAGACATGCTGAGGCAAGTTCTGAAACGAAGGAAAGTGAAACTGCAAAAACTCTGACCTCGGCAGAACACGCAGATGACTCCCAGACTGAATCTCGCGCCATCAAGTGCACCATGTGTGAGAAGAACTTCTCAGAAATTGTCCTCATGAAAAGACATTATTCCAAATCCCATAAAGTTAGAGGCTCATACCCCTGTCCTTTGTGTAAGAGAACTTTTGTGAGGTTGTGCGAGTTGGTTCGACATCAGCAAAACAAAAGACTGTACCAGTGCGCCACCTGCAAGAAATGTTATACAAAGCCAGGACTATTAAATGATCATGAAAAAGTCCATAGCGCAAGTGTGGCACCACACATCTGTGAAACGTGCGGGAAAAGCTTCAAATCTCTCGCTCATCTGATTCTGCACCAGAGCAAGCATAGAGAACGGCAACCTAGTGTTTGTTCCTACTGTGGGAAACAGTTCAGTACGAAAGACTGCCTGAGAGCGCATATGGTGAGGCACACAGGTGGTTACCCGTGCCCTGTCTGCGGGAAGAAATTCTACCAAAAAACATACCTTAAATGGCATCTGTATAAACACACGGGGCAAGAGCCGTACCTTTGTGACACATGTGGGAAAGGCTGGCCGAGTGCAGCTCAGCTCAAGCTTCACATGATTGAACATACGGAGGAAAGGCCATTCAAGTGCGAGGACTGCGGTGCGTGTTACAAGAGGGGATCCCATTTGATGGCTCACCACAGAGCCAAACATATCAGGTTGCGGCCATTCGTGTGCGAGGTTTGCAGCAAAGCCTTTAGATTAAACGGTGAGCTGAAAAAACACATGATGGTTCACACAGGGGAACGGCCATTCACGTGTCCAAGGTGTGACAAAAGATTCACGAGAAATTCTCGCCTTAGGGAACACAGAGAAAAAGCATGTCTGTAA
- the LOC144526658 gene encoding TERF1-interacting nuclear factor 2-like isoform X2, producing MSKILMDHGFLPLSSLRLIVPPLQLVSAALWEIVKQGAVMYYGLLEEFVTSVLETVPELLTYTERVQLAMGLRAKVVLELCSNRDFASPQAIQPHLSRITTYITHQDKETSSSEVKASVTNFKKLVQTLVDDQCQRDTFYQKIFPTVFGPKYDSALLALMRKFLFNLQKLLPVPNLEQSV from the exons ATGAGCAAGATATTAATGGACCATG gtttccttcctctttcctctctccgtCTTATCGTGCCCCCTCTGCAGCTTGTGTCTGCAGCTCTGTGGGAGATAGTGAAGCAGGGAGCTGTGATGTACTATGGTCTGCTGGAGGAGTTCGTTACCTCAGTGCTGGAAACAGTCCCTGAACTgctcacatacacagagagagtcCAACTAGCTATGGGCCTACGTGCAAAG GTGGTGCTAGAGTTGTGCAGCAACAGGGATTTTGCCAGCCCACAGGCCATCCAGCCTCATCTGAGCAGAATAACAACCTACATTACACACCAGGATAAAGAG ACTTCCAGCTCTGAGGTAAAAGCATCAGTGACAAACTTCAAGAAGCTTGTTCAAACTCTAGTGGATGACCAATGTCAGAGAGATACATTTTATCAG AAAATCTTTCCAACAGTGTTCGGCCCTAAATATGACTCAGCCCTACTGGCTCTAATGAGAAAGTTCCTCTTCAATCTGCAGAAGCTTTTACCTGTTCCAAACCTTGAACAA AGTGTGTAG